From a single Alloactinosynnema sp. L-07 genomic region:
- a CDS encoding DUF5997 family protein produces MKSHKTPQTMKPATAAKKLGVYLEATPAEFQDGVVSRDELNALQSDPPEWLRDLRRNGPHPRPVIAAKLGISIGGLARGGVTDALTTEQVDALKTDSPDWLQRERATQAEVRKEAVRAKTAKPEPRRPRS; encoded by the coding sequence ATGAAGTCGCACAAGACCCCGCAGACGATGAAGCCCGCGACCGCGGCGAAGAAGCTGGGTGTCTACCTCGAGGCCACCCCCGCGGAGTTCCAGGACGGTGTCGTCTCGCGCGACGAGTTGAACGCCCTGCAGTCCGATCCGCCCGAGTGGCTGCGCGACCTGCGCCGCAACGGCCCGCACCCCCGCCCGGTCATCGCGGCGAAGCTCGGCATCTCCATCGGCGGCCTCGCTCGCGGTGGCGTCACCGACGCACTCACGACCGAGCAGGTCGACGCGTTGAAGACGGACAGCCCAGACTGGCTCCAGCGGGAACGCGCCACCCAGGCCGAGGTCCGCAAGGAAGCGGTGCGCGCCAAGACGGCGAAGCCGGAGCCCCGCCGCCCGCGGTCGTGA